The Helianthus annuus cultivar XRQ/B chromosome 16, HanXRQr2.0-SUNRISE, whole genome shotgun sequence genome includes a window with the following:
- the LOC118487975 gene encoding receptor-like protein kinase ANXUR2 isoform X2, translated as MDAFLQQFQHLKIQLEEITSATNNFHNENYIGGGGFGKVYKGEMSHSKGRSMVAIKRLDRRHGQGIPEFLKEITALSRYSHENLISLLGFCYQGDEMILVYDHASRGSLDRYLNSPHLTWSQRLKICLDAAKGLRYLHNPRGTHQRLIHCDVKSANILLDEQWNGKLADFGLSIMGPANEQQSVIVTMAAGTLGYCDPQYAMTHTLTKESDVYSFGVVLFEVLCGRLCCTYSNDRVQQNLVRTWIECYEEKKLNDIIFKDTAILPLEQSALGIFSDIAYRCLKESREDRPRMAEVVIELATALQYQKGRSNRSPLVARSTLVRKLLGKCSFDLTFGCKRAAPLGSVCKRAKHEQRETLM; from the exons ATGGATGCTTTCttgcagcagtttcaacatcttAAAATCCAACTGGAAGAGATAACATCAGCCACCAACAACTTCCACAATGAGAACTATATTGGAGGTGGCGGTTTTGGTAAAGTGTATAAGGGGGAAATGTCTCACTCTAAGGGACGAAGTATGGTGGCTATCAAGCGTCTGGATCGGAGGCATGGACAAGGAATCCCGGAGTTCTTGAAAGAGATCACAGCGCTTTCCCGTTACAGCCATGAAAATCTCATCTCTCTtctgggattttgttaccaagggGATGAGATGATCCTGGTATATGACCACGCATCTCGTGGAAGCCTTGACCGCTATTTAAATTCACCCCATCTAACGTGGTCACAGCGACTCAAGATATGCCTTGATGCAGCAAAGGGATTAAGGTACCTTCATAATCCAAGGGGGACACACCAAAGACTTATCCACTGTGATGTAAAAAGCGCCAACATCCTACTCGATGAGCAATGGAATGGTAAACTTGCTGATTTTGGGCTATCAATAATGGGCCCTGCAAACGAGCAGCAATCAGTTATTGTCACCATGGCAGCAGGTACCCTTGGGTACTGTGATCCGCAGTATGCGATGACGCACACCCTAACAAAAGAGTCAGACGTATACTCTTTCGGTGTGGTCTTATTCGAAGTTTTATGTGGGAGGTTATGTTGTACATATAGCAATGATCGTGTTCAGCAGAATTTAGTGCGCACGTGGATTGAATGCTATGAAGAGAAGAAGTTAAATGATATCATCTTTAAAGATACGGCCATTCTACCCTTGGAGCAGAGCGCTTTAGGAATTTTTTCTGACATTGCATATCGATGTTTGAAGGAATCTCGTGAAGATCGGCCAAGGATGGCTGAGGTTGTGATAGAACTTGCGACTGCACTCCAATATCAGAAG GGCCGTTCAAATCGCTCGCCGCTCGtcgctcgctcgacgctcgttcgaaaattgctcggaaaatgctcgttcgatttgacattcggttgtaaacgagccgctccgctcggttcggtttgtaaacgagccaagcatgaacaaag GGAAACGTTAATGTGA
- the LOC118487975 gene encoding receptor-like protein kinase ANXUR2 isoform X1 — translation MDAFLQQFQHLKIQLEEITSATNNFHNENYIGGGGFGKVYKGEMSHSKGRSMVAIKRLDRRHGQGIPEFLKEITALSRYSHENLISLLGFCYQGDEMILVYDHASRGSLDRYLNSPHLTWSQRLKICLDAAKGLRYLHNPRGTHQRLIHCDVKSANILLDEQWNGKLADFGLSIMGPANEQQSVIVTMAAGTLGYCDPQYAMTHTLTKESDVYSFGVVLFEVLCGRLCCTYSNDRVQQNLVRTWIECYEEKKLNDIIFKDTAILPLEQSALGIFSDIAYRCLKESREDRPRMAEVVIELATALQYQKGRSNRSPLVARSTLVRKLLGKCSFDLTFGCKRAAPLGSVCKRAKHEQSQRASYTIKSTC, via the exons ATGGATGCTTTCttgcagcagtttcaacatcttAAAATCCAACTGGAAGAGATAACATCAGCCACCAACAACTTCCACAATGAGAACTATATTGGAGGTGGCGGTTTTGGTAAAGTGTATAAGGGGGAAATGTCTCACTCTAAGGGACGAAGTATGGTGGCTATCAAGCGTCTGGATCGGAGGCATGGACAAGGAATCCCGGAGTTCTTGAAAGAGATCACAGCGCTTTCCCGTTACAGCCATGAAAATCTCATCTCTCTtctgggattttgttaccaagggGATGAGATGATCCTGGTATATGACCACGCATCTCGTGGAAGCCTTGACCGCTATTTAAATTCACCCCATCTAACGTGGTCACAGCGACTCAAGATATGCCTTGATGCAGCAAAGGGATTAAGGTACCTTCATAATCCAAGGGGGACACACCAAAGACTTATCCACTGTGATGTAAAAAGCGCCAACATCCTACTCGATGAGCAATGGAATGGTAAACTTGCTGATTTTGGGCTATCAATAATGGGCCCTGCAAACGAGCAGCAATCAGTTATTGTCACCATGGCAGCAGGTACCCTTGGGTACTGTGATCCGCAGTATGCGATGACGCACACCCTAACAAAAGAGTCAGACGTATACTCTTTCGGTGTGGTCTTATTCGAAGTTTTATGTGGGAGGTTATGTTGTACATATAGCAATGATCGTGTTCAGCAGAATTTAGTGCGCACGTGGATTGAATGCTATGAAGAGAAGAAGTTAAATGATATCATCTTTAAAGATACGGCCATTCTACCCTTGGAGCAGAGCGCTTTAGGAATTTTTTCTGACATTGCATATCGATGTTTGAAGGAATCTCGTGAAGATCGGCCAAGGATGGCTGAGGTTGTGATAGAACTTGCGACTGCACTCCAATATCAGAAG GGCCGTTCAAATCGCTCGCCGCTCGtcgctcgctcgacgctcgttcgaaaattgctcggaaaatgctcgttcgatttgacattcggttgtaaacgagccgctccgctcggttcggtttgtaaacgagccaagcatgaacaaag TCAACGGGCATCCTATACCATCAAGTCAACATGTTGA